A window from Streptomyces sp. NBC_00299 encodes these proteins:
- a CDS encoding MarR family winged helix-turn-helix transcriptional regulator: MQAKPRPAATPAQALEAMDSLIAAHLLGQQEMAQRLGLNITDLLCFGCVLKAGENLLTAGDLAEHAHVTTGAMTGILNRLERAGFVTRRPDPTDRRRVRVAAVPSAVTRVEALYGPYYARLTDLFADYSADEIAVLTDWFTRTTGLAQGYIDELRDQDKA; the protein is encoded by the coding sequence ATGCAAGCCAAGCCGCGTCCCGCCGCCACCCCGGCCCAGGCGCTGGAGGCGATGGACTCCCTCATCGCGGCCCACCTGCTCGGCCAGCAGGAGATGGCCCAGCGGCTGGGTCTGAACATCACCGACCTGCTCTGTTTCGGCTGTGTCCTGAAGGCCGGCGAGAACCTCCTCACGGCGGGCGACCTCGCGGAGCACGCCCACGTCACGACCGGCGCGATGACCGGCATCCTCAACCGGCTGGAACGCGCCGGCTTCGTCACCCGCCGCCCCGACCCGACCGACCGCCGCCGCGTCCGCGTGGCCGCCGTCCCGTCCGCGGTCACCCGCGTCGAGGCCCTCTACGGCCCCTACTACGCCCGCCTGACCGACCTCTTCGCCGACTACTCCGCCGACGAGATCGCCGTACTCACGGACTGGTTCACCCGGACAACGGGCCTCGCGCAGGGCTACATCGACGAACTCCGCGACCAGGACAAGGCCTGA